In Streptomyces sp. SID8374, one genomic interval encodes:
- a CDS encoding phosphoglycerate kinase produces the protein MKTIDELLTEGVAGRRVFVRADLNVPLDGTTITDDGRIRAVVPTVAKLAEAGARVVVASHLGRPKGAPDPAFSLAPAAARLGELLGADVAFATDTVGDSARATVAGLEDGQVAVVENLRFNAGETAKDDAERGAFADRLAELADVYVGDGFGAVHRKHASVFDLPARLPHYAGYLIATEVGVLKKLTTDVKRPYAVVLGGAKVSDKLGVIDHLLERADRILIGGGMAYTFLKAQGHEVGSSLLQEDQIPAVQEYLRRAEEKGVEFVLPVDVVVAPAFPDLKTKAPADASTVAADAIPAGQMGLDNGPETNKLYASKLADAATVFWNGPMGVFEHPDFADGTRAVAQALVDSPAFSVVGGGDSAAAVRILGFDENAFGHISTGGGASLEYLEGKTLPGLAALED, from the coding sequence TCCGCGCCGTCGTACCGACGGTCGCCAAGCTCGCCGAGGCCGGCGCGCGGGTCGTCGTCGCCTCGCACCTGGGCCGCCCCAAGGGCGCCCCGGACCCGGCGTTCTCGCTGGCGCCCGCCGCCGCCCGCCTCGGTGAACTCCTCGGTGCCGACGTCGCCTTCGCGACCGACACCGTCGGCGACTCGGCCCGCGCCACCGTCGCGGGCCTGGAGGACGGCCAGGTCGCCGTCGTCGAGAACCTCCGCTTCAACGCCGGGGAGACCGCCAAGGACGACGCCGAGCGCGGCGCCTTCGCCGACCGGCTCGCCGAGCTCGCCGACGTGTACGTGGGCGACGGCTTCGGTGCCGTACACCGCAAGCACGCCTCCGTCTTCGACCTCCCGGCGCGGCTGCCGCACTACGCGGGCTACCTCATCGCCACCGAGGTCGGGGTGCTGAAGAAGCTCACCACCGACGTCAAGCGGCCGTACGCCGTCGTCCTCGGCGGCGCCAAGGTCTCCGACAAGCTCGGCGTCATCGACCACCTGCTGGAGCGGGCCGACCGCATCCTCATCGGCGGCGGCATGGCGTACACCTTCCTCAAGGCCCAGGGCCACGAGGTCGGCAGCTCGCTGCTCCAGGAGGACCAGATCCCCGCCGTACAGGAGTACCTGCGGCGCGCGGAGGAGAAGGGCGTGGAGTTCGTCCTCCCGGTCGACGTCGTCGTCGCCCCCGCCTTCCCCGACCTGAAGACCAAGGCCCCGGCCGACGCCTCCACCGTCGCCGCCGACGCCATCCCGGCCGGTCAGATGGGTCTGGACAACGGGCCGGAGACCAACAAGCTCTACGCATCGAAGCTCGCCGACGCGGCCACCGTCTTCTGGAACGGCCCGATGGGCGTCTTCGAGCACCCCGACTTCGCCGACGGCACCCGCGCGGTCGCCCAGGCGCTCGTCGACTCCCCGGCCTTCAGCGTCGTCGGCGGTGGCGACTCCGCCGCGGCCGTCCGCATCCTGGGCTTCGACGAGAATGCTTTCGGACATATTTCGACCGGTGGCGGCGCCAGCCTCGAATACCTCGAGGGCAAGACGCTTCCCGGCCTCGCCGCACTGGAGGACTGA